Proteins from one Cicer arietinum cultivar CDC Frontier isolate Library 1 chromosome 3, Cicar.CDCFrontier_v2.0, whole genome shotgun sequence genomic window:
- the LOC140919734 gene encoding uncharacterized protein, translating to MSVDEITGLGSSAYDHNKPFRFEGSHFKRWQQKMLFFLTTKKLATVLKDDIPVVPEEGEQSANDKIAAELTQWENDDYLCKNYIFNGLVDDLYDYYSSDSNTAKQVLDALKMKYDTEEAGVKKHKTKEFSLESLITRLRIEEESRKQYQKDEILLVANNKKNKFIGVVLKPNGKHLKNQNRTSKNINKNGNPQRVPIARQPPPPRNGPLPFLCYYCGKEGHMARKCRNKPCAINQANLTEEQFVAMITEINLVGGSDG from the exons ATGTCTGTCGACGAAATTACTGGGTTAGGTTCTTCTGCTTATGACCACAACAAACCGTTTCGGTTTGAGGGAAGTCACTTCAAACGATGGCAACAAAAGATGCTGTTTTTTCTAACCACGAAAAAGCTTGCCACCGTTTTGAAGGATGACATTCCTGTTGTACCAGAAGAAGGTGAACAATCTGCAAACGATAAAATAGCTGCTGAATTAACCCAATGGGAAAATGatgattacttatgtaagaattatatttttaatggaCTTGTTGATGATCTGTATGATTACTACAGTTCCGACAGCAATACTGCTAAACAGGTTTTGGATGCTTTAAAGATGAAATATGATACTGAGGAAGCTGGAGTCAAGAA gCATAAAACTAAAGAATTTTCTCTAGAAAGTCTGATAACCCGCCTTAGAATTGAGGAGGAATCTCGCAAGCAATACCaaaaagatgaaattcttcttgtggcaaataacaagaaaaataagTTCATCGGAGTAGTTCTGAAGCCAAACGGCAAACACCTGAAGAATCAGAACCGCACTTCAAAGAACATCAACAAGAATGGGAACCCTCAAAGGGTCCCAATTGCTAGGCAGCCACCACCTCCTAGAAATGGCCCTCTCCCCTTTCTCTGTTACTATTGTGGGAAAGAGGGTCATATGGCACGCAAGTGTAGGAACAAGCCATGCGCTATAAATCAGGCCAACTTGACTGAAGAGCAATTTGTTGCAATGATAACTGAGATCAACCTCGttggtggatcagatggatgA